The Thermoleophilum album genome contains a region encoding:
- the rplN gene encoding 50S ribosomal protein L14, translated as MIQQESRLKVADNTGAREILCIRVLGGGHRRYARVGDVIVATVKQAIPHGSVKKGDVVRAVVVRTRKEYGRDDGTYIAFDENAAVLIDNQNNPRGTRIFGPVARELRDRNFMKIISLAPEVL; from the coding sequence ATGATCCAGCAAGAGTCGAGACTAAAAGTTGCCGACAACACAGGCGCACGGGAGATCCTCTGCATCCGCGTGCTGGGGGGAGGTCACCGTCGCTACGCGCGGGTGGGCGACGTCATCGTGGCCACCGTCAAGCAAGCGATCCCTCACGGCTCGGTCAAGAAGGGGGACGTGGTACGTGCCGTGGTTGTCAGAACGCGCAAGGAGTACGGGCGCGACGATGGCACCTACATCGCCTTCGACGAGAACGCCGCGGTTTTGATCGATAACCAGAACAACCCGCGTGGCACGCGTATCTTCGGGCCGGTGGCCCGAGAGCTTCGCGACCGCAACTTCATGAAGATCATCTCCCTCGCGCCCGAGGTGCTCTGA
- the rplX gene encoding 50S ribosomal protein L24 yields the protein MRIRKDDMVRVISGKDRGKTGRVLRVDPAKRRVWVEGVNIQKKHLRPRTLRDVQRQQEVGGILEREGPIHVSNVMLVDPKSGQPTRVGVVRRDGRRVRIAKRSGAEID from the coding sequence ATGCGCATCCGCAAGGACGACATGGTGCGTGTGATCTCCGGCAAGGACCGGGGGAAGACCGGTCGCGTCCTGCGCGTCGATCCCGCTAAGCGGCGCGTTTGGGTAGAGGGCGTGAACATCCAAAAGAAACACCTGCGGCCGCGCACGCTCCGTGATGTCCAGCGCCAGCAGGAAGTCGGTGGCATCCTCGAGCGTGAGGGGCCGATCCACGTATCGAACGTCATGCTTGTCGACCCCAAGAGCGGGCAGCCGACGCGGGTCGGGGTCGTTCGTCGTGACGGCCGACGGGTGAGGATCGCGAAGCGCAGCGGCGCGGAGATCGACTGA
- the rplE gene encoding 50S ribosomal protein L5, with amino-acid sequence MEAGVAVKPRLRERYEREVRPRLQERFGYRNPMQVPGLEKIVLNMGVGDAKQDANVLESAITQLAQIAGQRPNVRRAKRSIAGFKLRAGMPVGVTVTLRRARMWEFLDRLTTIAIPRIRDFRGLDPRSFDGRGNYTFGIREQIIFPEVDYDSIDQVRGLDVTIVTTAATDEEAFALLSELGMPFRAGGPDSGSGATSDAPSNNS; translated from the coding sequence ATGGAAGCGGGCGTCGCGGTCAAACCACGCCTTCGCGAGCGTTACGAGCGCGAGGTACGTCCGCGCCTGCAGGAGCGCTTTGGTTACCGCAACCCAATGCAGGTACCAGGGCTCGAGAAGATCGTTCTCAACATGGGAGTCGGGGACGCCAAGCAAGATGCCAACGTTCTCGAGTCGGCGATCACGCAGCTCGCACAGATCGCTGGCCAACGGCCCAACGTGCGGCGGGCCAAGCGCTCGATTGCCGGCTTCAAGCTAAGGGCAGGCATGCCTGTAGGTGTGACCGTGACGCTGCGTCGAGCACGGATGTGGGAGTTTCTCGACCGCCTCACGACGATCGCGATCCCGCGCATCCGCGACTTTCGGGGTCTCGATCCGCGCTCCTTCGACGGTCGCGGCAACTACACGTTCGGTATCCGGGAGCAGATCATCTTCCCCGAGGTCGATTACGACTCGATCGACCAGGTCCGAGGTCTGGACGTCACCATTGTCACCACAGCTGCGACCGATGAGGAAGCGTTTGCCCTGCTAAGTGAGCTCGGCATGCCTTTCCGAGCGGGAGGGCCGGATAGCGGCTCCGGCGCTACTAGCGACGCTCCTAGCAATAACTCCTGA
- a CDS encoding type Z 30S ribosomal protein S14, translated as MPKKSQWVRQQRPQKYQTRNYNRCRRCGRPRAYLRRFGLCRICLRQLAHEGMIPGLTKASW; from the coding sequence ATGCCCAAAAAGTCACAGTGGGTTCGCCAACAGCGTCCCCAGAAGTACCAGACAAGGAACTACAACCGGTGCCGCCGTTGCGGCCGGCCGCGCGCCTATCTGCGGCGCTTTGGTCTCTGCCGAATCTGCCTACGCCAACTCGCGCACGAGGGCATGATCCCCGGGCTAACGAAGGCGAGCTGGTAG
- the rpsH gene encoding 30S ribosomal protein S8 gives MTLTDPIADFLTRLRNAINAGHSEVAMPSSKFKAEIARILKEQGYIDDYRVEPAAVGRRLVVKLRWSEDRKPAISGLERVSKPGRRQYVSVERIPKVRGGTGIAIVSTSRGVLSDHEARRLGVGGELVAKVW, from the coding sequence ATGACGCTGACAGACCCGATAGCCGACTTCCTGACGCGCCTGCGCAACGCGATCAACGCCGGCCACAGCGAGGTCGCGATGCCCTCCTCCAAGTTCAAGGCGGAGATCGCGCGGATCCTCAAGGAACAGGGTTACATCGACGACTATCGGGTCGAACCGGCGGCGGTCGGGCGCCGGCTGGTCGTTAAGCTGCGCTGGAGCGAGGATCGTAAGCCCGCGATCTCGGGCCTCGAGCGCGTATCGAAGCCGGGCCGGCGGCAGTACGTGTCGGTCGAGCGGATTCCGAAGGTGCGCGGTGGGACCGGTATCGCGATCGTCTCGACCTCGCGGGGGGTCTTGTCGGACCACGAGGCGAGGCGCCTCGGTGTGGGCGGCGAGCTAGTCGCGAAGGTTTGGTAG
- the rplF gene encoding 50S ribosomal protein L6: MSRIGKQPIPLPEGVEVRIEPERVKVKGPKGELEERIARDIEVVEEDGKLVVRRPTDRRHHKALHGLTRTLVANMVEGVTRGFEKRLEIQGVGYRAQLQGRKLVLQVGFSHPVEFEPPEGIEFEVPQPTQIVVKGISKQLVGEVAARIRKVRPPEPYKGKGIRYQGEYVARKVGKRT, translated from the coding sequence GTGAGTCGCATCGGAAAACAGCCGATTCCGCTGCCCGAAGGCGTCGAGGTACGGATCGAGCCCGAGCGCGTAAAGGTCAAGGGCCCGAAAGGCGAGCTCGAGGAGCGGATCGCGCGCGACATCGAGGTAGTCGAGGAGGACGGCAAGCTAGTCGTCCGGCGCCCGACCGACCGTCGTCACCACAAGGCGTTGCACGGGCTTACTCGGACGCTCGTGGCGAACATGGTCGAAGGCGTCACCCGCGGCTTCGAGAAACGCCTCGAGATCCAGGGCGTCGGTTACCGCGCCCAGTTGCAAGGACGCAAGCTGGTGTTGCAGGTCGGGTTTTCGCATCCGGTCGAGTTCGAGCCCCCGGAAGGGATCGAGTTCGAAGTGCCGCAGCCAACGCAGATCGTGGTGAAGGGCATCTCTAAGCAGCTGGTCGGCGAGGTCGCCGCGCGTATCCGAAAGGTGCGGCCACCTGAGCCGTACAAGGGCAAGGGCATCCGCTACCAGGGCGAGTACGTCGCCCGCAAGGTCGGTAAGAGAACGTGA
- the rplR gene encoding 50S ribosomal protein L18, protein MKRVRRARRRRRVRARIRGTAERPRLSVHRSNRGVQAQLIDDDAGRTLAHVVWTEPELRNLGKMEQARQAGKILAERARAVGIETCVFDRNGYRYHGRVRALAEGAREGGLRF, encoded by the coding sequence ATGAAGCGAGTCCGGCGGGCGCGCCGCCGGCGCCGTGTGCGCGCGCGGATTCGCGGCACAGCAGAGCGTCCGCGTCTCTCCGTGCACCGCTCGAACCGCGGAGTTCAGGCACAACTCATCGACGACGACGCGGGCCGCACGCTTGCCCACGTGGTGTGGACGGAGCCGGAGCTCCGCAACCTCGGGAAGATGGAGCAAGCCCGCCAAGCCGGGAAGATTCTCGCCGAGCGGGCGCGAGCGGTGGGTATCGAGACGTGTGTGTTCGATCGCAACGGTTATCGCTACCACGGTCGCGTGCGCGCGCTTGCCGAAGGTGCCCGCGAAGGCGGCTTGCGCTTCTAG
- the rpsE gene encoding 30S ribosomal protein S5 — protein MAARDRARPLGGAELQERVVEINRVAKVVKGGRRFSFTALVVVGDEAGNVGVGYGKAKEVPVAIQKAVEKARRAMFRVPMHGSTITHEVIGEHGASRVLLKPAAPGTGVIAGGGVRAVLELAGVHDVLSKSLGSQNPINVVRATVDALRKLRDPVEVARIRGLTVRQVLGLEPVGAHADASNSEDNR, from the coding sequence ATGGCAGCAAGGGATAGGGCAAGACCACTCGGCGGCGCGGAACTGCAGGAGCGCGTCGTCGAGATAAACCGCGTAGCTAAGGTCGTCAAGGGGGGTCGCCGTTTCTCGTTCACGGCGTTGGTCGTCGTTGGCGACGAGGCCGGCAACGTCGGCGTCGGATACGGCAAGGCCAAAGAGGTTCCCGTTGCCATCCAAAAAGCCGTAGAGAAGGCGCGGCGCGCAATGTTTCGGGTGCCGATGCACGGCAGCACGATCACTCACGAGGTGATCGGGGAGCACGGCGCCTCGCGGGTCTTGCTCAAGCCCGCCGCACCCGGCACGGGTGTGATCGCCGGCGGTGGTGTGCGCGCTGTGCTCGAGCTCGCTGGCGTGCACGACGTCTTGTCGAAATCGCTGGGAAGCCAAAACCCGATCAACGTCGTGAGGGCGACCGTCGACGCGCTGCGCAAGCTGCGGGATCCGGTGGAAGTCGCGCGGATCCGTGGCCTCACCGTCCGTCAGGTTCTGGGGCTCGAGCCGGTCGGAGCGCACGCCGACGCTTCCAACTCGGAGGACAACCGATGA
- the rpmD gene encoding 50S ribosomal protein L30 yields MSTAKIRIRQVRSANGASRRQLETLRALGLGRIGRATERPLSPAVRGQIQAIRHLVEVEEVA; encoded by the coding sequence ATGAGCACGGCGAAGATCCGTATCCGCCAAGTGCGGTCTGCGAACGGCGCGAGTCGGCGTCAGCTTGAGACACTGCGGGCGCTCGGCTTGGGACGTATCGGCCGGGCCACCGAGCGACCCCTTTCGCCAGCGGTGCGCGGCCAGATCCAAGCGATCCGCCACCTCGTCGAAGTCGAGGAGGTCGCATGA
- the rplO gene encoding 50S ribosomal protein L15 — translation MSEPALHNLRPAPGSRRTRKRVGRGEGSGTGKTAGRGTKGAGARSGNKRRASYEGGQNPLHMRLRKLRGPHMKKSMPFERFGRTLSQAVNLRDLEARFAADEVVTPETLRARGLAKRKGIPVKILGEGELTKPLTVRVHAVSASARAKIEQAKGSVELIGR, via the coding sequence ATGAGCGAGCCAGCTCTCCACAACCTGCGCCCTGCTCCGGGGTCGCGGCGTACCCGCAAACGCGTGGGTCGCGGTGAGGGCTCCGGGACAGGTAAAACCGCTGGCCGCGGCACAAAAGGTGCCGGTGCCCGATCAGGCAACAAGCGCCGGGCTTCCTACGAGGGCGGGCAGAATCCGCTGCACATGCGGCTCCGAAAGTTGCGCGGGCCGCACATGAAGAAGTCGATGCCTTTCGAGCGCTTCGGGCGTACGCTCAGCCAGGCGGTCAATCTGCGCGATCTGGAAGCGCGCTTCGCGGCCGACGAGGTCGTCACCCCCGAGACGCTGCGGGCGCGAGGGCTCGCCAAACGCAAGGGAATCCCCGTCAAGATCCTCGGCGAGGGCGAGCTAACGAAACCGCTCACGGTGCGCGTCCACGCGGTCTCGGCGAGCGCGCGAGCGAAGATTGAGCAAGCGAAGGGCAGCGTCGAGCTGATCGGGCGCTGA
- the secY gene encoding preprotein translocase subunit SecY, translating into MFGIVSAALRVPEIRKKLAFTAAMLALYRLGSQIPTPGINTDVLDQIQSRFQSAGALGLANLLTGGGLSRFSIFALGIMPYITASIILQLLTVVVPSLEKLRKEGEVGQERITQYTRYLTVGLALLQSIGFIFIYRTQSADIIKAFTLGHVIVIVATLTCGCVLVMWLGELITQRGIGNGISLMIFASIVAGLPQGIQAWWTSPDRVFQVIAPFLVLAVTAAVVFVQEGQRRIPVQYARRTVGQRMQAGGATYLPLRVNMAGVIPVIFAASLMAFPPTIGQISQAAWARDLSAFFDYRGAPYLIAESLLILVFTYFYTAVTFNPVEQADNLKKYGGFIPGVRPGRPTAEYLDRILARLTLPGAIYLAAVAALPTILANQTSTNFAFGGTSLLIVVGVALDTMKQLEAQLMMRNYERFLK; encoded by the coding sequence ATGTTCGGGATCGTCTCAGCTGCGCTGCGGGTCCCGGAGATCCGCAAGAAGCTCGCCTTTACGGCGGCGATGCTCGCGCTCTATCGGCTGGGCTCGCAAATCCCGACGCCCGGCATCAACACCGACGTTCTCGATCAGATCCAAAGTCGCTTCCAATCGGCGGGGGCGCTCGGGCTCGCCAACCTGCTTACCGGCGGTGGGCTCTCGCGTTTCTCGATCTTCGCGCTCGGGATCATGCCTTACATCACCGCCTCCATCATTCTCCAGTTGCTGACGGTGGTGGTGCCTTCGCTCGAGAAGTTGAGGAAAGAGGGCGAGGTTGGGCAGGAGCGCATCACCCAATACACCCGCTATCTCACCGTTGGGCTCGCCCTCCTGCAGTCGATCGGCTTCATCTTCATCTACCGGACGCAGAGCGCAGACATCATTAAGGCCTTCACGCTCGGGCACGTGATCGTGATCGTGGCGACCCTGACCTGCGGCTGCGTTCTGGTTATGTGGCTCGGCGAGCTAATCACGCAACGCGGTATCGGCAACGGCATCTCGTTGATGATCTTCGCAAGCATCGTGGCGGGCTTGCCACAGGGAATCCAAGCCTGGTGGACGAGTCCTGATCGCGTATTCCAGGTCATCGCGCCCTTCTTGGTGCTGGCCGTGACGGCCGCGGTCGTGTTCGTCCAGGAGGGTCAACGGCGCATACCGGTGCAGTACGCGCGCCGTACCGTCGGGCAGCGGATGCAAGCCGGTGGTGCCACCTACCTGCCGCTACGCGTCAACATGGCGGGAGTTATTCCTGTCATCTTCGCCGCTTCACTGATGGCCTTCCCGCCGACGATCGGCCAGATCTCGCAAGCCGCTTGGGCGCGTGACCTGTCAGCGTTCTTCGACTACCGCGGAGCCCCTTACCTGATCGCCGAGTCGCTGTTGATCCTCGTCTTCACCTACTTCTACACCGCCGTGACCTTCAATCCCGTAGAGCAGGCCGACAATCTCAAGAAGTACGGCGGCTTCATCCCGGGTGTGCGCCCGGGTCGTCCGACCGCCGAGTACCTCGACCGCATCCTTGCGCGCCTCACCCTGCCGGGCGCCATCTACCTGGCCGCCGTGGCAGCGCTACCGACGATTCTGGCCAACCAGACGTCTACGAACTTTGCGTTCGGTGGTACTTCGTTGCTGATCGTTGTGGGCGTCGCCCTCGACACGATGAAACAGCTCGAGGCGCAACTGATGATGCGCAACTACGAGCGGTTCTTGAAGTGA
- a CDS encoding adenylate kinase, giving the protein MSELNLVLLGPPGAGKGTQAERLREDFEIPYFATGDILREAVRAGTELGKRAREYMERGELVPDELVCDLIMERLDDPDARDGFLLDGFPRTIRQAEVLEKALAERGRQLTAALLIEVPDEEVVRRLSGRRICTKNQHVYHVEFDPPKTPGVCDQDGSRLIQRDDDKPETIRKRLEVYHRETEPLVEWYEERGLLRRFDGTRDPDEVHRHIRATLATLRLEAEL; this is encoded by the coding sequence GTGAGCGAGCTGAACCTCGTGCTGCTGGGCCCCCCAGGGGCCGGAAAGGGTACGCAGGCGGAGCGCCTGCGCGAGGACTTCGAGATCCCCTACTTCGCGACCGGCGACATCCTGCGCGAGGCGGTGCGCGCCGGCACCGAGCTAGGAAAGCGCGCCCGCGAGTACATGGAACGCGGTGAGCTAGTTCCCGACGAGCTCGTCTGCGACCTGATCATGGAGCGGCTCGACGACCCTGATGCGCGCGACGGTTTCTTGCTCGACGGCTTCCCGCGAACGATCCGGCAAGCCGAAGTGCTCGAAAAAGCGCTGGCGGAAAGGGGTCGGCAGCTGACGGCGGCGCTGCTGATCGAGGTGCCAGACGAGGAAGTCGTGCGCAGGCTCTCCGGCCGCCGCATCTGCACAAAAAATCAGCACGTCTACCACGTTGAGTTCGATCCCCCCAAGACGCCTGGTGTGTGCGACCAGGATGGCTCGCGCTTGATTCAGCGCGACGACGACAAGCCGGAAACGATCCGCAAGCGGCTCGAGGTCTACCACCGAGAGACCGAGCCACTCGTCGAGTGGTACGAGGAGCGCGGCTTGCTGCGGCGCTTCGACGGCACGCGCGATCCTGACGAGGTCCACCGGCACATTCGCGCGACGCTCGCGACACTGCGCCTCGAGGCAGAGCTCTAA
- the map gene encoding type I methionyl aminopeptidase, producing the protein MAKLKSPEQIERIAAAGAIVAQCLRLLQQRARPGVRTRELDALAERFIRSRGAEPAFKGYHGYPASICASPNSLVVHGIPDDYELTPGDVLSLDVGVELDGWIADAALTVAVGRPSPTARRLLDTTRAALYAGIAKAQPGAHLGDVSHAIQQRVEQDGFSVIRALVGHGVGRAMHEEPQIPNFGRPGTGPLLEPGMVLAIEPMVNAGGHEVEMGPDNWAVYSRDGSLAAHFEHTIAVTREGPRILTPWDPDAPAALVRESASEKAERGSAESALTPHREVR; encoded by the coding sequence GTGGCAAAGCTCAAGAGCCCCGAACAGATCGAGCGGATAGCGGCTGCCGGCGCGATCGTCGCTCAGTGCTTGCGCCTCTTGCAGCAGCGGGCACGGCCGGGAGTGCGGACGCGAGAGCTCGACGCACTCGCCGAGCGCTTCATCCGCTCCCGCGGTGCTGAGCCGGCGTTTAAGGGCTACCACGGCTACCCGGCCTCGATCTGCGCTTCCCCCAACTCGTTGGTGGTACACGGGATTCCCGACGACTACGAGCTGACCCCGGGTGACGTGCTCTCGCTCGACGTCGGCGTCGAGCTCGACGGCTGGATCGCCGACGCCGCTCTAACCGTCGCGGTCGGTCGGCCTTCGCCGACTGCGCGCCGCCTACTGGACACTACGCGCGCGGCGCTCTACGCAGGAATCGCCAAAGCCCAACCCGGGGCCCATCTCGGCGACGTCTCCCACGCCATTCAGCAACGTGTCGAGCAGGACGGTTTCTCGGTCATCCGTGCGCTCGTCGGTCATGGCGTTGGGCGCGCGATGCACGAAGAGCCACAGATCCCGAACTTCGGTCGACCGGGCACCGGTCCGCTGCTCGAGCCGGGCATGGTTCTGGCGATCGAGCCAATGGTCAACGCCGGCGGCCACGAGGTCGAGATGGGGCCCGACAACTGGGCCGTCTACTCCCGCGACGGATCGCTCGCCGCGCACTTCGAGCACACGATCGCGGTGACCCGCGAAGGGCCGCGCATCCTCACGCCCTGGGATCCCGATGCCCCCGCCGCGCTAGTGCGCGAGAGCGCGTCGGAGAAGGCGGAGCGAGGATCTGCGGAATCTGCGCTCACGCCCCACCGAGAGGTTCGCTGA
- the rpmJ gene encoding 50S ribosomal protein L36, with amino-acid sequence MKVRPSVKPMCEKCKVIKRRGAVLVICQNPRHKQRQG; translated from the coding sequence ATGAAGGTCCGACCCTCGGTCAAGCCGATGTGCGAAAAGTGCAAGGTCATCAAGCGCCGCGGCGCGGTGCTCGTGATCTGTCAAAACCCGCGTCACAAGCAGCGGCAGGGGTAG
- the rpsM gene encoding 30S ribosomal protein S13 gives MARIAGINIPLNKRVEIGLTYIYGIGRSTARRVLAEAGVDPDTYVKDLTDDEIRRLREIIDNELVVEGDLRRERAQNIKRLMEIGCYRGLRHRRGLPVRGQRTKTNARTRKGPRKGSAAGAGKKKVRKH, from the coding sequence GTGGCGCGGATAGCCGGAATCAACATCCCCCTCAATAAGAGGGTCGAGATCGGCCTCACGTACATCTACGGCATCGGCCGCTCGACCGCGCGGCGGGTGCTGGCCGAGGCCGGTGTCGATCCCGACACATACGTCAAGGATTTGACCGACGACGAGATCAGGCGTTTGCGCGAGATCATCGACAACGAGCTCGTCGTCGAGGGCGATTTGCGGCGTGAGCGAGCCCAGAACATCAAGCGCTTGATGGAGATCGGGTGTTATCGGGGCTTGCGCCATCGGCGCGGGCTGCCGGTGCGTGGGCAACGGACGAAGACGAATGCCCGTACCCGCAAGGGACCGCGCAAGGGCAGCGCCGCCGGCGCCGGCAAGAAGAAGGTCCGCAAGCACTAG
- the rpsK gene encoding 30S ribosomal protein S11 has translation MAQKGTKQRGRRKARKNVPVGQAHIKTSFNNTIVSITDREGNVIAWESAGSAGFRGSRKSTPFAAQVTADGAAKKAMEHGVQKVEVFVKGPGSGRETAIRSLQAAGLEIISIRDVTPHPHNGCRPKKRRRV, from the coding sequence ATGGCTCAGAAGGGCACAAAGCAGCGTGGTCGACGCAAGGCGCGGAAGAACGTGCCGGTCGGTCAGGCGCACATCAAGACCAGCTTCAACAACACGATCGTCTCGATCACCGACCGCGAGGGCAACGTAATCGCCTGGGAGTCGGCTGGCTCAGCCGGCTTCCGTGGCTCGCGCAAATCGACGCCCTTCGCCGCCCAAGTGACCGCGGACGGGGCTGCCAAGAAGGCAATGGAGCACGGTGTGCAGAAAGTCGAGGTCTTCGTAAAAGGTCCCGGCTCGGGCCGCGAGACCGCGATCCGCTCGCTACAAGCGGCGGGCCTCGAGATCATTTCGATCCGGGACGTCACGCCGCATCCCCACAACGGTTGCCGCCCGAAGAAGCGGCGGAGGGTCTGA
- the rpsD gene encoding 30S ribosomal protein S4 has translation MARYTGPVCKLCRREGEKLFLKGERCLTDKCAIERRNYPPGQHGRARVRQSEYRLQLREKQKARRYYGVLERQFRNYYERASRLPGATGENLLRLLETRLDNVLVRLGFAASRRQARQFIRHGHWLVNGRRVDIPSYQVRPDDVITLKPGSGAEAAVREATELTSAVPAWLQADHDGLTAKVLRWPERDEIPAPVQEQLIVELYSK, from the coding sequence ATGGCGCGCTACACGGGACCCGTATGCAAGCTTTGCCGACGCGAGGGGGAGAAGCTCTTCCTCAAAGGTGAGCGTTGTCTAACCGACAAGTGCGCGATCGAGCGCCGCAACTACCCACCAGGGCAACATGGACGCGCACGTGTGCGGCAGTCCGAGTATCGGCTCCAGCTGCGCGAAAAGCAGAAGGCACGTCGTTACTACGGAGTGCTCGAGCGGCAGTTCCGCAACTACTACGAGCGTGCCAGCCGGCTACCGGGAGCGACCGGCGAAAACCTCCTCCGGTTGCTGGAAACCCGCCTCGACAACGTGCTCGTGCGTCTCGGATTCGCCGCCTCGCGGCGTCAGGCACGGCAGTTCATCCGCCACGGCCACTGGCTGGTCAACGGACGCCGCGTCGACATCCCCTCCTATCAGGTGCGTCCAGACGATGTCATCACGCTCAAACCGGGATCCGGTGCCGAGGCGGCGGTGCGTGAGGCGACCGAACTCACGTCTGCCGTGCCGGCCTGGTTGCAGGCGGACCACGACGGCCTCACCGCGAAGGTACTGCGGTGGCCCGAGCGGGACGAGATTCCTGCACCGGTCCAAGAGCAGTTGATCGTCGAGCTCTACTCGAAGTAA
- a CDS encoding DNA-directed RNA polymerase subunit alpha has translation MTEFQTPQISVEKADYRRGRFVIEPLDKGFGYTFGNSLRRVLLTSLGGAAVTSVRIEGVAHEFSTIPGVKEDVTDIVLNLKEVVCRMHTDADEIEAPLVATGPGEVRAGDIDFPAGVEVLNPEAHIATLEKKTTLEMYLTIGRGRGYAPAEENKQPDQPIGVIPIDSIFSPVKRVSYRVEAARVGQRTDYDKLILDIETDGSLDPEAALREAAEILIRYLAIFTDASRVEELRREGAALVGDSGNGSAAGGGARTAMDDILIEELELGVRSYNCLKRAGIQTVGDLISKTEAELAAIPNFGRKSIEEVKETLAARGLSLRQG, from the coding sequence ATGACCGAGTTCCAGACACCGCAGATCTCCGTCGAGAAAGCCGACTACCGACGCGGCCGGTTCGTTATCGAGCCGCTCGACAAAGGGTTCGGCTACACGTTCGGAAACTCGTTGCGCCGCGTGCTCCTCACCTCGCTCGGTGGGGCGGCAGTAACGAGCGTGAGGATCGAGGGCGTCGCGCACGAGTTCTCGACGATTCCAGGGGTCAAGGAGGACGTAACCGACATCGTCCTCAACCTCAAAGAGGTCGTCTGCCGGATGCACACCGACGCCGACGAGATCGAGGCGCCGCTGGTCGCCACTGGTCCCGGCGAGGTGCGCGCCGGCGACATCGACTTTCCCGCGGGTGTCGAGGTGCTCAACCCCGAGGCCCATATTGCGACACTCGAGAAGAAGACCACGCTCGAGATGTACCTGACGATCGGGCGTGGGCGCGGTTATGCGCCGGCGGAGGAAAACAAGCAGCCAGACCAGCCGATCGGTGTGATCCCGATCGACTCGATCTTCTCACCGGTGAAGCGCGTCAGCTACCGCGTCGAGGCAGCTCGTGTCGGTCAGCGGACCGACTACGACAAGCTGATCCTGGACATTGAGACCGACGGCTCCCTCGACCCGGAAGCAGCGCTCCGCGAGGCAGCCGAGATCCTTATCCGTTACCTCGCGATCTTTACCGACGCCTCGCGCGTCGAAGAGCTGCGGCGCGAGGGTGCAGCGCTCGTCGGCGACTCTGGCAACGGTTCCGCCGCTGGCGGCGGCGCGCGGACCGCGATGGACGACATCCTGATCGAGGAGCTCGAGCTCGGGGTCCGCTCCTACAACTGCTTGAAGCGGGCCGGCATCCAGACCGTGGGCGACCTGATCTCGAAGACCGAGGCTGAGCTCGCAGCGATCCCGAACTTCGGTCGCAAGTCGATCGAAGAGGTCAAGGAGACGCTCGCAGCGCGTGGTCTCTCGCTGCGACAGGGCTAG
- the rplQ gene encoding 50S ribosomal protein L17, producing the protein MRHRKQRGKLSRDAAHRRALVMNLCREVIEHGRIRTTEAKAKAAKPELERLITLAKRGDMHARRQAMARLGQDKFLVYKLFEEVAPRYREREGGYTRILKLGPRPSDAAEIVLLELV; encoded by the coding sequence ATGAGGCACCGTAAGCAACGGGGAAAGTTGAGTCGGGACGCGGCGCACCGTCGAGCGCTCGTGATGAACCTTTGCCGGGAAGTCATCGAGCACGGTCGCATCCGCACGACCGAGGCGAAGGCGAAGGCTGCCAAGCCCGAACTCGAACGTCTCATTACGCTCGCCAAGCGCGGCGACATGCACGCCCGGCGCCAGGCGATGGCCCGCCTCGGCCAAGACAAGTTCCTCGTCTACAAGCTCTTCGAGGAGGTGGCTCCGCGTTACCGCGAACGTGAGGGCGGTTACACGCGCATTCTGAAGCTCGGACCGCGGCCCTCCGATGCCGCGGAGATCGTTCTGCTCGAGCTCGTCTGA